From a single Octopus sinensis linkage group LG5, ASM634580v1, whole genome shotgun sequence genomic region:
- the LOC115212207 gene encoding general transcription factor II-I repeat domain-containing protein 2-like yields the protein MVDAVSVVCPEVKSKVEAISLSRRTIVRRIDAIAVNIHEQLLTASGRFQWFSIALDESTDIQDTAQLLIYIRGIDENFEITEELLSMESLKDTTTGKAVFFNWNGLPLGHKNLLKYQKFHEEFVRELNEA from the exons ATGGTTGATGCTGTCAGCGTTGTGTGTCCTGAAGTTAAGTCAAAAGTAGAAGCCATTTCCCTGTCACGAAGAACTATTGTTCGTCGCATTGATGCAATTGCCGTGAATATTCATGAACAGCTGTTAACAGCCAGTGGTCGATTTCAGTGGTTTTCTATTGCTTTAGATGAGAGTACTGATATTCAGGATACTGCTCAGTTACTCATTTACATCAGAGGAATTGACGAAAACTTTGAAATTACAGAGGAATTGTTATCTATGGAGTCTCTCAAAGACACTACTACTGGAAAAGCTGTTTTTT ttaacTGGAATGGTTTACCACTGGGACATAAAAATTTACTCAAATATCAGAAATTTCACGAAGAATTTGTGCGTGAACTGAACGAAGCATAA